Proteins found in one Nostoc sp. NIES-3756 genomic segment:
- a CDS encoding class I SAM-dependent methyltransferase — translation MSQKPSPSHLSTSQNPYKNNTNSSDKWQQRVAQVAYRFNQQYQNQSSELPAEVQEMPIYLEWVSGILAGKIASPFWEIARPQKNQHCLDIGCGVSFLIYPWRDWQAFFYGQEVSNFARDTLNSRGSQLNSKLFKGVELGAAHQLNYTLAYFDLAIATGFSCYFPLEYWTLVLQEVKRVLKPGGHFVFDILNAEHPQAEDWAVLETYLGAEVFLEPIGQWEKIINAAGAKVVGRQPGEFFDLYKVRF, via the coding sequence ATGTCGCAAAAGCCATCTCCCAGCCATCTTTCAACTTCACAAAATCCTTACAAAAACAACACTAATAGTTCAGATAAATGGCAACAAAGGGTAGCACAGGTAGCATATCGCTTTAATCAACAGTATCAAAATCAATCTTCAGAGCTACCAGCAGAAGTACAGGAAATGCCGATTTATCTAGAGTGGGTTTCTGGCATATTGGCAGGAAAAATTGCATCTCCTTTCTGGGAAATTGCCCGTCCGCAAAAGAATCAGCACTGTTTAGATATTGGTTGTGGTGTCAGCTTTTTGATTTATCCTTGGCGAGATTGGCAAGCGTTTTTTTATGGGCAAGAGGTGAGTAATTTCGCACGGGATACTCTTAATTCTCGTGGTTCGCAGTTGAACTCCAAGCTGTTTAAGGGGGTAGAGTTAGGCGCAGCGCATCAGCTAAACTACACATTGGCTTATTTTGATTTGGCGATCGCTACCGGATTCAGTTGTTATTTTCCCTTAGAATATTGGACATTAGTTTTACAAGAAGTGAAACGGGTGCTAAAACCAGGCGGACATTTTGTCTTTGACATCCTCAATGCCGAACACCCACAAGCCGAAGATTGGGCAGTTTTAGAAACTTACTTGGGTGCAGAAGTATTTCTAGAACCTATCGGGCAATGGGAAAAAATAATTAATGCGGCTGGTGCTAAAGTGGTTGGACGACAACCAGGGGAGTTCTTTGATTTGTACAAGGTGCGGTTTTAA
- the bioB gene encoding biotin synthase BioB — translation MSVGRLRYDWQTAEIRAIYNMPLLELIYQAASVHRQFHNPKQIQVCKLISIKTGGCPEDCGYCAQSSRYQTEVKAQALLDKQTVVEIAQNAKEKGVSRVCMGAAWREVRDSSQFDRVLEMVKDVTDMGLEVCCTLGMLTAEQAKRLEDAGLYAYNHNLDTSSDYYSTIITTRTYGDRLNTIENVRQTNVTVCSGGILGLGESVDDRVSMLQTLASLNPHPESVPINILSQVEGTPLENQPDVPIWDVVRMIATARIVMPTSDVRLSAGRARLSQVEQALCFMAGANSIFSSDDKKMLTVTTPCPDYDADQEMLNLLGLEMRPPAQRPNLVGVSNS, via the coding sequence ATGTCGGTGGGAAGATTACGCTACGATTGGCAAACAGCAGAGATTCGCGCAATATATAATATGCCGTTGCTAGAGTTGATTTATCAAGCTGCTAGTGTACATCGGCAATTTCATAATCCTAAACAAATACAAGTATGTAAGCTGATATCGATTAAAACTGGTGGGTGTCCAGAAGATTGTGGTTACTGCGCCCAGTCTTCCCGTTATCAGACTGAGGTGAAAGCGCAAGCACTGCTTGATAAACAAACAGTGGTGGAAATTGCCCAAAATGCTAAAGAAAAGGGTGTCAGCCGTGTTTGTATGGGTGCAGCTTGGCGGGAAGTACGGGATAGTTCTCAATTTGACCGAGTTTTAGAAATGGTCAAAGATGTTACAGATATGGGTTTAGAGGTGTGCTGTACTCTGGGGATGTTGACGGCAGAACAAGCCAAGCGCCTAGAAGATGCTGGATTATATGCTTATAACCATAATTTGGATACATCATCTGATTATTACAGCACAATTATCACTACAAGAACTTATGGCGATCGCCTAAATACTATCGAAAATGTCCGGCAGACTAATGTTACTGTATGTTCTGGCGGTATTCTCGGTTTAGGTGAAAGCGTTGATGACCGTGTTTCAATGTTGCAAACATTGGCTAGTCTCAATCCTCATCCAGAGTCAGTACCGATTAATATCTTGTCTCAAGTGGAAGGTACACCCTTGGAAAATCAGCCTGATGTACCTATCTGGGATGTAGTAAGAATGATTGCAACTGCACGTATAGTTATGCCTACTTCTGATGTGCGTTTAAGTGCAGGTAGGGCGAGGCTTTCTCAGGTGGAACAAGCCCTATGTTTTATGGCGGGGGCAAATTCCATCTTTTCTAGCGACGATAAGAAGATGCTGACGGTAACGACTCCCTGTCCAGATTACGATGCTGACCAGGAAATGCTCAACCTTCTGGGTTTAGAAATGCGTCCGCCAGCACAAAGACCTAATCTAGTGGGAGTTAGTAATTCGTAA
- the petL gene encoding cytochrome b6-f complex subunit PetL, producing MLAIVAYIGFLALFTGIATGLLFGLRSAKIL from the coding sequence ATGTTAGCAATAGTAGCGTATATTGGCTTTTTGGCATTATTCACCGGAATAGCTACTGGTTTGCTGTTTGGTCTGCGTTCTGCCAAGATTCTGTAG
- the aroB gene encoding 3-dehydroquinate synthase — MMASINVNLPTQSYEIAIAPASLDQIGQSLAQLKLGKKVLVVSNPTIFKHFGKNVVDSLESAGFQVSSYCLPPGERYKTLNSIQKLYDIALENRLERSSTMVALGGGVIGDMTGFAAATWLRGINVVQVPTTLLAMVDSAIGGKTGVNHPHGKNLIGAFHQPRFVLIDPQVLKTLPVREFRAGMAEVIKYGVIWDAELFNQLEQSKRLDQLRYIKPELVDAILTRSCQAKADVVGKDEKEGGLRAILNYGHTIGHAVESLTNYRLLKHGEAVGIGMVAAGQIAVNLGLWQQEDTDRQNALIEKAGLPTKLPAGLDIEGIIETLQWDKKVKDGKVRFVLPTQIGVVTVTDEVTSDNIRQVLQQM, encoded by the coding sequence GTGATGGCTTCTATTAATGTGAATTTACCAACGCAGTCTTATGAGATTGCGATCGCACCTGCAAGTTTAGATCAAATCGGTCAAAGCTTGGCACAATTAAAACTGGGCAAGAAAGTATTAGTGGTTTCCAATCCCACTATTTTTAAGCATTTTGGTAAAAATGTGGTAGATTCTCTCGAATCGGCTGGATTTCAAGTGTCAAGCTACTGCTTACCACCAGGGGAACGCTACAAAACCCTTAATTCCATTCAAAAACTCTACGATATTGCCTTAGAAAATCGCCTAGAACGTTCCTCCACGATGGTGGCTTTGGGGGGAGGGGTAATTGGTGATATGACTGGTTTTGCCGCCGCCACTTGGCTACGGGGTATTAATGTAGTGCAAGTTCCTACTACACTCTTGGCAATGGTAGATTCGGCTATTGGTGGTAAAACTGGTGTCAATCATCCTCATGGGAAAAATTTGATTGGTGCGTTTCATCAACCGCGATTTGTGTTAATTGACCCCCAAGTATTAAAAACTCTACCTGTAAGGGAGTTTCGCGCAGGAATGGCAGAGGTCATTAAGTATGGGGTAATTTGGGATGCGGAATTATTCAACCAGTTAGAACAGAGTAAACGTCTAGATCAACTCCGCTACATCAAACCAGAATTGGTAGATGCAATTTTAACTCGTTCCTGTCAGGCTAAGGCTGATGTTGTGGGCAAGGATGAGAAGGAAGGCGGACTACGGGCGATTTTGAATTATGGACACACCATCGGTCATGCGGTGGAAAGCTTAACTAACTATCGGCTACTCAAACATGGCGAAGCGGTAGGTATCGGCATGGTAGCAGCCGGACAGATTGCTGTAAATTTAGGACTGTGGCAACAAGAAGACACAGACCGTCAAAATGCCTTAATTGAAAAAGCTGGTTTACCAACAAAGTTACCAGCCGGGTTAGATATTGAAGGCATTATTGAGACTTTGCAATGGGATAAAAAGGTTAAAGATGGGAAAGTGCGGTTTGTCTTACCCACTCAAATTGGTGTAGTGACCGTTACAGATGAGGTGACATCAGATAACATTCGGCAAGTTTTACAACAGATGTAA
- a CDS encoding peptidylprolyl isomerase, which translates to MNDLTKIFIAPEEIVNFLKKEMNLKEVYQKILFQRVIWQVAEARGITVTTEEIEAEANRQRREKHLEKAADTLAWLADQLVSPEDWELSIRDRLLSQKLANLLFAEKVEAFFSQNQLEFEQVSLYQIIVDSQKLVQEIYYQIEDEEISFYEAAHLYDIDISRRQKCGYEGKLYRFDLPTNIAAVIFRSSPKQLIGPIQTNQGYHLFMVDNFFSAELTSERYQEILNNMFQQWLVMEVDNILNSLVNHQFQES; encoded by the coding sequence ATGAATGACTTAACAAAAATATTTATTGCACCTGAGGAAATTGTTAACTTCCTCAAAAAAGAGATGAATTTAAAAGAAGTATATCAAAAGATTTTATTTCAAAGGGTGATTTGGCAGGTAGCCGAAGCAAGAGGAATCACGGTGACAACGGAAGAAATTGAGGCGGAAGCCAACCGTCAGCGTCGGGAAAAGCATTTGGAAAAAGCCGCAGATACTTTGGCGTGGTTAGCAGATCAGTTGGTTTCCCCTGAAGATTGGGAACTGAGTATCCGCGATCGCTTATTATCTCAGAAGTTAGCTAATCTCTTGTTTGCTGAGAAAGTAGAAGCTTTTTTTTCCCAAAATCAACTGGAATTTGAACAAGTTAGTCTATATCAAATTATCGTTGATTCCCAAAAGCTAGTTCAAGAAATATATTATCAAATTGAAGATGAAGAAATTAGTTTCTATGAGGCTGCACATTTATATGACATTGACATTTCTCGTAGACAAAAGTGTGGTTATGAAGGTAAGCTTTATCGGTTTGACCTTCCTACAAATATAGCTGCTGTTATCTTTAGATCATCACCAAAACAATTAATTGGGCCTATCCAAACCAATCAGGGTTATCACTTATTTATGGTGGATAATTTCTTTTCTGCTGAATTAACATCTGAAAGATATCAAGAAATACTCAATAATATGTTTCAACAATGGTTGGTTATGGAGGTAGACAATATACTTAACTCATTAGTTAACCATCAGTTCCAAGAATCATAA
- a CDS encoding helix-turn-helix domain-containing protein — protein sequence MSHSFNQDTVSAIYENQESKFLTPFQRKALLKHLQNNLQPEYRRRIEIMLMADMGKSQTQICDLLGCSQEMARYWIGIAEAGLAHKWNERPIGRPKIVNSQYLERLRELVSNSPRDYGYAFTHWTAQWLSKHLAGELGITISDRHINRLLKQMGLSTKRKASQPQETNPIQDGAITIGDLKTASEPSLNWSFSLVENSN from the coding sequence ATGTCACATTCTTTTAACCAAGACACAGTTTCTGCTATTTATGAAAATCAAGAAAGCAAATTTTTAACTCCTTTTCAACGCAAGGCTTTACTTAAACATTTACAAAATAATCTACAACCAGAATACCGCCGACGTATCGAAATTATGTTAATGGCAGATATGGGTAAATCCCAAACTCAAATTTGTGATTTATTAGGTTGTTCTCAAGAAATGGCGCGTTACTGGATTGGAATAGCAGAAGCTGGTTTAGCACATAAATGGAATGAGCGACCAATAGGTAGACCAAAAATAGTTAATTCTCAATATCTGGAAAGATTGAGAGAATTAGTTAGCAATAGTCCTCGTGATTATGGCTATGCTTTTACTCACTGGACTGCTCAATGGTTAAGCAAACATTTAGCAGGCGAGTTAGGAATTACAATTAGCGATCGCCATATCAATCGCTTGCTCAAACAAATGGGATTGTCTACTAAACGTAAAGCTTCCCAACCGCAGGAAACTAATCCTATTCAAGATGGTGCAATTACAATAGGCGATTTAAAAACTGCCTCTGAACCGAGCCTTAACTGGTCATTTAGTTTGGTGGAAAACAGTAATTAA
- a CDS encoding peptidase domain-containing ABC transporter: MPSGFSQQYLAQQLTQILGESLSARELEKCISALEFIEPPIAKQFWQATTAPPGIYIVLGGKVRLLDTTHNLITTLSAGASFGELTLFPNADFIPYVARASVSLKLGYLPQAILQELMDEHPSIGDDLKKHAETWDLLVLCCQNSLIPPNSSVEAIIKVVALFERHIVDFGSLAPELCQNTKLWLLGRGEVADNHGRTFSAGQISQFSKQDWRVTQPAILYILKNENWQVAQEYWPELGSAEGASQSPLPIARSPIIQETESQPQPKRRRAYFPSPNVTVGHWWGRLTKRYPIFEQQSAADCGAACLVMVSRYWGKRLSVNRLRDLTNVSRSGASLKGLTAAAEIIGFTTRPVRASLDKLAQQPLPAIAHWEGKHYIVVFEVNKKQVIVGDPAIGQRNLSIAEFKAGWTGYALLLQPTTQLQETEEATVPFWQLFDLVKPHTRVLLEIFTASILIQVFGLITPLFTQLLLDRVIVQGSTLTLNAVGFGLVIFGLFRVALNGLRQYLLDHTANRISISLLVGFIKHTFRLPLSFFESRYVGDIVSRVQENQKIQRFLTGEALSIILDLLTVFIYVWLMFWYSWALALLCLAIVPPFMLLALIATPFLRRISREVFSATANENSYLIQSLSGIRSIRSMAIEQTVRWHWEELLNNVVKKTFSGQIISNKLQIFSSALETLVNTGLLWFGAWLVIQNQLTIGQLVAFNMLLGNIIRPFQRLVVLWNQLQEVVISTERINDVLEAEPEEDLQHQHRQFLSRLNGQIRFENVTFRYHPESDRNILENLSFEIKPEQTVAVVGRSGSGKTTLFKLILGLYPPTDGKVAIDGQDVTNIALRSLRSQIGVVDQDTFLFGGTIRENISIAHPEATLEEIITAARLAGADDFIKQMPIGYETQIGEGGGMLSGGQRQRLAIARALLGNPRLLLLDEATSHLDAESERIIQNNLKTILKGRTSIIIAHRLSTVRHADLILVLDKGLLVESGTHEELIARKGHYFYLNQQQLGVGSRE, from the coding sequence ATGCCATCAGGGTTTTCCCAGCAATATCTGGCGCAACAACTCACCCAAATCTTGGGTGAGTCTTTATCAGCAAGGGAATTAGAAAAGTGCATCTCAGCTTTAGAATTTATTGAACCACCCATAGCTAAACAATTTTGGCAAGCTACAACAGCACCGCCTGGAATTTATATTGTGCTTGGGGGTAAAGTCAGACTACTAGATACCACTCATAACTTAATTACTACTCTCTCGGCTGGTGCATCTTTTGGGGAGTTGACGCTGTTTCCTAACGCAGACTTTATTCCTTATGTCGCTAGAGCGTCGGTAAGCTTGAAGTTGGGTTATCTTCCCCAAGCAATTTTACAAGAGTTAATGGATGAACATCCTAGTATTGGCGATGACCTAAAAAAACACGCCGAAACTTGGGACTTGTTGGTGTTATGTTGTCAAAACTCTCTAATACCGCCAAATAGCTCTGTGGAAGCGATAATTAAAGTTGTAGCTTTATTTGAACGGCATATTGTGGATTTTGGTTCACTTGCGCCGGAATTATGCCAAAATACTAAACTTTGGTTATTAGGTCGGGGAGAAGTAGCAGATAATCATGGTCGCACATTCTCGGCGGGTCAAATTTCCCAATTCAGCAAGCAAGATTGGCGGGTAACGCAACCAGCAATCCTTTACATTCTCAAAAATGAGAATTGGCAAGTGGCGCAGGAATATTGGCCGGAATTGGGGAGTGCGGAAGGTGCGTCTCAGTCGCCTTTACCTATTGCGCGATCGCCAATTATTCAGGAAACAGAATCTCAGCCGCAACCGAAGCGGCGACGTGCTTATTTTCCTAGCCCTAATGTCACAGTCGGTCATTGGTGGGGGAGGCTAACTAAGCGTTATCCCATCTTTGAACAACAAAGTGCGGCTGATTGTGGTGCAGCTTGTTTAGTGATGGTTAGCCGCTATTGGGGTAAGCGTTTAAGTGTGAATCGATTGCGGGATTTAACTAATGTCAGTCGCAGTGGTGCATCATTGAAGGGTTTGACAGCCGCCGCCGAAATAATTGGTTTTACTACCCGTCCGGTGAGAGCTAGCTTGGATAAATTGGCACAACAACCTTTACCTGCGATCGCCCATTGGGAGGGTAAGCACTATATTGTAGTTTTTGAAGTTAACAAAAAACAGGTAATTGTTGGTGATCCGGCGATTGGACAACGTAACCTCAGCATTGCCGAGTTTAAGGCGGGTTGGACTGGTTATGCTTTGTTATTACAACCTACAACTCAACTACAAGAAACTGAGGAAGCCACTGTACCCTTCTGGCAACTGTTTGATTTAGTCAAACCCCACACGCGGGTACTTTTAGAAATATTTACAGCTTCGATTTTGATTCAGGTGTTTGGATTAATTACACCTTTATTTACTCAATTATTATTAGACCGGGTGATTGTCCAAGGAAGCACCCTCACCTTAAATGCAGTGGGGTTCGGGTTAGTCATATTTGGCTTGTTTCGGGTTGCACTTAATGGATTAAGACAATATTTACTAGACCACACAGCCAACCGCATCAGCATATCGCTACTAGTAGGTTTTATTAAACATACCTTCCGTTTACCTTTGTCATTTTTTGAGTCGCGTTATGTTGGGGATATTGTTTCTCGAGTGCAAGAAAACCAAAAAATTCAGCGCTTTTTAACTGGGGAAGCACTGTCAATAATTTTGGATCTACTGACGGTATTTATTTATGTATGGTTAATGTTTTGGTACAGTTGGGCATTAGCTTTACTCTGTTTGGCAATCGTACCACCTTTTATGTTGTTGGCGCTTATTGCCACACCATTTTTACGCCGTATTAGCCGCGAAGTTTTTAGTGCTACAGCTAACGAGAATAGTTATTTGATTCAATCTCTCTCTGGTATTCGCTCAATTCGCTCGATGGCAATTGAACAAACCGTGCGTTGGCATTGGGAAGAATTGCTCAATAATGTTGTCAAAAAAACCTTCAGTGGGCAAATAATTAGTAATAAATTACAAATTTTTAGTTCTGCTCTAGAAACTTTAGTAAATACAGGACTACTGTGGTTTGGTGCATGGTTAGTAATACAAAACCAACTCACCATCGGGCAATTAGTCGCCTTTAATATGTTGTTGGGTAATATTATCCGTCCTTTTCAACGGTTAGTAGTTTTGTGGAATCAATTACAAGAGGTAGTTATTTCTACAGAGCGAATTAATGACGTTTTAGAAGCAGAACCAGAGGAAGATTTACAGCATCAACATCGGCAATTCTTATCTAGATTAAACGGACAAATCCGCTTTGAAAATGTGACATTCCGCTATCATCCAGAAAGCGATCGCAACATCTTAGAAAACCTCAGCTTTGAAATCAAACCAGAGCAAACAGTAGCCGTTGTTGGGCGCAGTGGTTCTGGCAAAACTACACTATTTAAACTGATTTTAGGTTTATATCCCCCGACAGATGGAAAAGTTGCCATTGATGGTCAAGATGTAACTAATATAGCCCTGCGATCGCTCCGTTCACAAATCGGCGTTGTTGACCAAGATACATTCTTATTTGGCGGCACAATCCGCGAAAATATCAGCATTGCTCACCCAGAAGCCACTTTAGAAGAAATTATTACCGCAGCCCGTTTAGCAGGAGCAGATGACTTTATTAAACAAATGCCAATAGGTTACGAAACCCAAATTGGTGAAGGTGGGGGAATGTTATCCGGTGGACAAAGACAGCGTTTAGCGATCGCGCGTGCTTTGTTAGGAAACCCCCGCCTCCTCTTATTAGATGAAGCAACCAGCCATCTGGATGCCGAATCAGAACGCATAATTCAAAACAACCTCAAAACCATCCTCAAAGGGCGCACCAGTATTATCATTGCCCACCGCCTGTCCACTGTGCGTCACGCAGACTTAATTCTGGTACTAGATAAGGGCTTATTAGTCGAAAGTGGCACTCACGAAGAATTGATTGCGAGAAAAGGTCATTATTTCTATCTCAATCAGCAGCAGTTGGGAGTGGGGAGTAGGGAGTAG
- a CDS encoding HlyD family efflux transporter periplasmic adaptor subunit: protein MPNPSLNSSSVLVQSQTEQLERGQNSHDVFDYRTQAVTEVNDWYYGTEELLDALPKRWTRLMLYLLISFTIIVLPWAMLSKVDETGSARGRLEPQGATQKLGVAVTSSVKTVNVKEGATVKAGQVLLELDTDVLQTQVEQAQTRLEELINRQGQQELLKNQLLLTVNIQQQQNQAQELEKMAQVNQAQQNFDAKQSTYNLQKLEQMTLVEQARQNISSTQLAKQLANSRLQRDIKEVIRYRRLLQQGAIAQIKVVELEKVAEESQRSLLQAHSEFTQAQLRLQAQISRYQTTLNQTASEIEQAKLRLQEEQNSYQGIVQAGKLALLRSQEQLKDLQNQLTTLQSEIIQTKSQINAFKIQIQQRVVRSPVDGTVFELPIDKPGPVVEAGQIVAQIAPKDAALVLRATMPSQHSGFLKVGMPVKIKFDAYPFQDYGVLQGRVSWISPDSKVQTTSQGNQEIYEMDITLDNPYIQNGNKRISLTPGQGATAEVIIRQRRVIDFILDPFKKLQKGGLEL, encoded by the coding sequence ATGCCCAACCCATCTCTTAATTCGTCATCCGTACTTGTTCAATCACAGACGGAACAGTTGGAACGAGGTCAAAATTCTCATGACGTTTTTGATTATCGGACACAGGCAGTAACGGAGGTAAACGATTGGTATTACGGCACAGAAGAGCTATTAGACGCTTTACCAAAGCGTTGGACGCGCTTGATGCTGTATTTACTTATCAGCTTTACAATCATCGTTTTACCTTGGGCGATGTTGAGTAAGGTTGATGAAACCGGAAGTGCAAGAGGGCGTTTGGAACCTCAAGGGGCGACTCAAAAGTTAGGTGTTGCTGTTACGAGTAGCGTCAAAACCGTCAATGTGAAAGAAGGTGCAACGGTAAAAGCTGGACAGGTGTTATTAGAATTAGATACTGATGTGCTGCAAACACAGGTAGAACAGGCGCAGACAAGGCTAGAAGAATTAATCAATCGCCAAGGACAACAAGAACTACTGAAAAATCAGTTGCTGTTGACGGTTAATATCCAACAGCAACAAAATCAAGCGCAAGAGTTAGAGAAAATGGCGCAAGTCAATCAGGCGCAGCAAAATTTTGATGCTAAACAAAGCACATATAACTTACAGAAATTAGAACAAATGACTCTAGTTGAGCAGGCGAGACAGAATATTAGCTCTACCCAACTAGCAAAACAATTAGCAAATAGTAGATTACAAAGAGATATCAAAGAAGTGATACGCTATCGCCGACTTTTACAACAAGGTGCGATCGCGCAAATTAAAGTTGTGGAATTAGAAAAGGTTGCGGAAGAAAGCCAACGCTCTCTATTGCAAGCTCATTCTGAATTTACTCAAGCTCAACTACGTCTACAAGCGCAAATTAGTCGTTATCAAACTACTCTCAATCAAACAGCCTCGGAAATTGAGCAAGCAAAACTCCGTCTCCAAGAAGAACAAAATAGCTATCAAGGTATAGTACAAGCTGGTAAATTAGCCTTGTTAAGAAGTCAGGAACAACTTAAAGACCTACAAAATCAACTCACTACTTTACAATCAGAAATCATTCAAACTAAGAGCCAGATTAACGCTTTCAAGATTCAAATCCAACAAAGAGTAGTGCGATCGCCTGTTGATGGAACTGTTTTTGAGTTACCTATCGACAAACCAGGCCCTGTAGTCGAAGCTGGACAAATAGTTGCTCAAATTGCGCCTAAAGATGCAGCATTAGTTCTTAGAGCCACAATGCCTAGTCAACACAGTGGTTTCTTGAAAGTAGGAATGCCAGTCAAAATTAAATTTGATGCCTATCCTTTCCAAGATTATGGAGTTTTGCAAGGTCGTGTTAGTTGGATTTCTCCTGACTCGAAAGTTCAAACTACAAGCCAAGGAAACCAAGAAATTTATGAAATGGATATTACTCTAGATAATCCTTATATTCAAAATGGTAATAAACGTATTTCTTTAACTCCTGGTCAAGGAGCAACCGCCGAAGTAATTATTCGTCAACGCCGAGTTATCGACTTTATTTTAGACCCATTCAAAAAGTTACAAAAAGGTGGTTTAGAGCTTTAG
- a CDS encoding peptidylprolyl isomerase, whose product MEKHLKFSNQDIISYLKLSCQIPSTLAAIATQKIIAQTADKLGIEPSVEELQQAADSMRLANRLLKADDTWAWLDKHYLTIDDFEEIAKTNLLYIKLAEHLFTDKVEPFFYARKIDYTGAVTYEVILDDEDLALELFYALQEGEISFQEIARQYVQNPEIRRAGGYQGIRYRKDFRPEIAAAVFAASPPQLLKPIITPQGVHLINVEEIIAPALDEQRRIQIIKDFFSDWLEQQMSELEIVAELSHNHHSASSSELPKPA is encoded by the coding sequence ATGGAAAAACATTTAAAATTTTCAAATCAAGACATTATTAGTTATCTCAAATTATCTTGTCAAATTCCTAGTACATTAGCAGCGATCGCCACTCAGAAAATTATTGCCCAAACAGCAGATAAATTAGGCATTGAGCCAAGTGTGGAAGAACTACAACAAGCAGCAGATAGTATGAGACTGGCTAATCGTTTACTCAAAGCTGATGATACTTGGGCTTGGCTAGATAAACATTATCTAACCATAGACGATTTTGAGGAAATAGCTAAAACTAATTTACTGTATATTAAACTAGCTGAACATTTATTTACCGACAAAGTAGAACCTTTTTTTTATGCCCGTAAAATTGATTATACTGGCGCTGTAACTTATGAAGTTATCTTAGATGATGAAGACTTGGCTTTGGAATTATTTTATGCCTTACAAGAAGGTGAAATTAGTTTTCAAGAAATCGCCCGTCAATATGTGCAAAACCCAGAAATTCGCCGTGCTGGAGGTTATCAAGGGATTCGCTACCGTAAAGATTTTCGTCCAGAAATAGCAGCAGCAGTCTTTGCAGCATCACCGCCACAGCTTCTTAAACCTATAATTACACCCCAAGGTGTACATCTAATTAATGTTGAAGAGATAATTGCACCTGCATTAGATGAGCAACGACGGATTCAAATTATTAAAGATTTCTTTAGTGATTGGTTAGAACAACAAATGTCTGAATTAGAAATTGTGGCTGAATTGTCTCATAATCATCACTCTGCTTCATCTTCAGAACTGCCAAAACCAGCCTAA
- a CDS encoding HetP family heterocyst commitment protein, whose protein sequence is MTQKVFSSHQISECLILTEEWEAILKAISSGKYSWACILMLYTVGHNPLTYIPYSTYLRLVKKNNMPNVIKARKNNSTGVKFVAIKTKVMELD, encoded by the coding sequence ATGACTCAAAAAGTTTTTTCCTCTCATCAAATTTCGGAGTGTTTAATTCTTACTGAAGAATGGGAAGCCATCCTCAAAGCTATTTCCTCTGGTAAATATTCTTGGGCTTGTATTTTGATGCTCTATACAGTTGGTCATAATCCCTTAACATACATCCCGTATAGTACGTATCTACGCCTAGTGAAAAAAAATAATATGCCGAATGTAATTAAAGCTCGTAAAAATAATAGTACTGGTGTAAAATTTGTAGCTATTAAAACAAAGGTTATGGAGCTAGATTAG